A portion of the Gigantopelta aegis isolate Gae_Host chromosome 10, Gae_host_genome, whole genome shotgun sequence genome contains these proteins:
- the LOC121383437 gene encoding E3 ubiquitin-protein ligase RNF38-like isoform X3 — protein MQAVQPCCPVGSTVMLREELNGSPVGDMFCCHSCLRKWEPPLDLSESPSRKRRKTSGGVIDLTDSPSPPAWDAIVDSARPIRRRSSTQRRVPGERCNTPRARRSPGTRRQTRERNTLREAESPERRAFQPPNLIGRQVHPAALHPGQQAHQPVMLEVDQVHVSAPVTMTPYGIPVCTGPHQIPACDIAHMPVCSTQSTWSIPACTMQLPGCSMQHIPACSLQQMPIAHTMPPLLHHPHHPPQHHQLPHQHHNVAAPTHFSRVHRPPIHEDEVHLMAEHQSPFGLHPGIQHRAPLNPSPPVLLQEPAIHPSPHDLYMQGPYQRYYARRSTGRNRLRNSLPLPSPPPYPGFLLHFLAMLGNPPVPPYGRDAVDEASEVENYEALLNLAERLGEAKPRGLTKADIKQLPAYCFNSEMRRSDLDQTSCVVCMCDFENRQLLRVLPCSHEFHAKCVDKWLKTNRTCPVCRADATDLLMPPPSE, from the exons aGTGAGAGTCCGAGTCGAAAGCGAAGGAAAACGTCTGGTGGTGTCATTGACCTGACCGATTCTCCGAGTCCCCCAGCATGGGACGCCATCGTCGATAGCGCACGTCCCATCCGTCGCCGCAGCTCCACCCAGAGACGGGTTCCTGGGGAACGGTGCAACACGCCACGAGCCAGACGCAG TCCTGGTACTAGAAGGCAGACGAGAGAAAGGAACACACTGCGGGAAGCCGAGTCCCCCGAAAGACGAGCGTTTCAGCCGCCTAATTTGATTGGACGACAGGTCCACCCAGCAGCCCTCCACCCCGGACAGCAAGCCCATCAGCCAGTCATGTTGGAGGTTGATCAG GTCCATGTTTCTGCGCCCGTGACCATGACCCCGTATGGAATTCCGGTTTGCACTGGCCCGCACCAGATCCCGGCGTGTGACATTGCTCATATGCCGGTGTGCAGTACCCAGTCGACGTGGTCCATTCCTGCCTGCACGATGCAGCTGCCTGGCTGCAGTATGCAGCACATTCCAGCGTGCAGTCTCCAGCAGATGCCAATTGCGCACACGATGCCCCCGCTCCTCCatcacccccaccacccaccacaACACCACCAGCTCCCCCACCAACATCATAATGTTGCCGCTCCCACACACTTCTCCAGAGTACACCGGCCTCCGATACAT GAAGACGAAGTTCACTTAATGGCTGAGCACCAGTCCCCGTTTGGTCTGCACCCCGGTATTCAGCACCGGGCTCCCCTCAACCCCTCACCCCCAGTTCTTCTACAGGAACCGGCCATTCACCCATCTCCACATGATTTATACATG cAAGGTCCCTATCAAAGATACTACGCAAGGCGGTCGACAGGAAGAAATCGCTTGCGCAATTCTCTGCCCCTGCCTTCACCGCCTCCCTACCCAGGATTTCTTCTTCACTTTTT AGCAATGCTAGGGAACCCGCCAGTGCCTCCTTATGGTCGCGATGCTGTGGATGAAGCCTCAGAAGTTGAAAATTATGAG gcTCTGCTCAATCTAGCAGAACGACTGGGTGAGGCAAAGCCACGTGGTTTGACGAAGGCCGACATAAAGCAGTTGCCAGCGTACTGCTTTAACAGCGAGATGCGGCGGTCTGACCTCGACCAGACATCGTGtgttgtgtgcatgtgtgacTTCGAGAACCGCCAGCTACTGCGAGTTCTGCCCTGCAGTCACGAGTTCCACGCAAAGTGTGTCGACAAGTGGCTTAAG ACAAATCGTACATGCCCCGTCTGTCGAGCTGATGCCACTGACCTGTTGATGCCTCCGCCGTCGGAATAA